Proteins encoded together in one Oncorhynchus mykiss isolate Arlee chromosome 7, USDA_OmykA_1.1, whole genome shotgun sequence window:
- the rap1b gene encoding ras-related protein Rap-1b isoform X1 encodes MREYKLVVLGSGGVGKSALTVQFVQGIFVEKYDPTIEDSYRKQVEVDGQQCMLEILDTAGTEQFTAMRDLYMKNGQGFALVYSITAQSTFNDLQDLREQILRVKDTEDVPMILVGNKCDLEDERVVGKEQGQNLARQWNHCAFLESSAKSKINVLDIFYDLVRQINRKTPVEKKKAKKKSNCVLL; translated from the exons ATGCGTGAATACAAGCTAGTGGTGCTAGGCTCGGGAGGCGTGGGCAAATCCGCTCTG ACAGTCCAGTTTGTACAGGGAATCTTTGTGGAAAAATATGACCCAACAATAGAAGACTCCTACAGAAAG CAAGTTGAGGTAGATGGACAGCAATGCATGCTTGAAATCCTCGACACAGCCGGCACA GAGCAGTTCACTGCAATGAGAGATCTGTACATGAAGAATGGTCAGGGCTTTGCCCTGGTGTACTCCATCACAGCACAGTCCACGTTCAACGACCTGCAGGACCTGAGGGAACAGATCCTCAGAGTGAAGGACACCGAAGAT GTGCCGATGATCCTGGTGGGGAATAAGTGTGACCTGGAGGATGAGCGGGTGGTGGGCAAGGAGCAGGGTCAGAACCTGGCCAGACAGTGGAACCACTGTGCCTTTTTAGAGTCCTCCGCAAAGTCAAAGATCAACGTCCTCGAC ATCTTCTATGACTTGGTCAGACAGATAAATAGGAAAACGCCTGTGGAAAAGAAGAAAGCGAAAAAGAAATCAAACTGTGTCCTGCTCTAA